One window of Chloroflexota bacterium genomic DNA carries:
- a CDS encoding branched-chain amino acid ABC transporter permease, whose product MTLVYYALQQLVNALSIGSLYALMAVGLAMVFGILRLINFAHGDLMMIAAYFAAFALLAKLPLPLAIGIMIVGTILVGLIMERVAYRPIRGAPDVAALLTSFAVGQILQNGTLLITRLLQKPSPLAFPVIGLLSGVFAFGPITVPRVNVVSLIAGIILLVLLSLFVTRSNLGLSMRAAAEDLHAAQLMGIDINRVIATAFAIGSGLAAVAALLYAVQAGQLTPYMGFTPVLKAFIAAVIGGFGTIAGAVVGGYALGALEVFLTAIPGIGDILPPGLVSPAVQTFLKTWLPGSLTSYRDAFVFVALILMLLFRPGGIVGRREREEMQ is encoded by the coding sequence ATGACTCTGGTCTATTACGCCCTCCAGCAACTTGTCAACGCCCTGAGCATCGGCAGTCTGTACGCATTGATGGCGGTGGGGCTGGCGATGGTGTTCGGCATTCTGCGGCTGATCAATTTCGCTCACGGCGATTTGATGATGATCGCCGCTTACTTCGCCGCCTTCGCCCTGCTGGCCAAGTTACCTCTGCCGCTGGCGATCGGGATCATGATCGTCGGCACGATCCTCGTCGGCTTGATCATGGAGCGCGTGGCCTATCGGCCCATCCGCGGCGCGCCCGATGTGGCCGCCCTGCTCACCTCATTCGCCGTCGGACAAATTTTGCAGAATGGCACGTTGTTGATCACCCGCTTATTGCAAAAGCCCAGCCCGCTCGCTTTTCCGGTGATCGGACTCCTGAGCGGCGTGTTCGCTTTCGGCCCGATCACCGTGCCGCGGGTGAACGTCGTCAGCCTGATCGCCGGTATCATCCTGTTGGTGCTGCTGTCGCTCTTCGTCACCCGTTCCAACCTCGGCCTTTCGATGCGCGCCGCCGCCGAAGACCTGCACGCGGCGCAACTGATGGGGATTGACATCAACCGGGTGATCGCCACCGCCTTCGCCATCGGATCGGGGTTGGCGGCGGTGGCGGCGTTATTGTATGCGGTGCAGGCCGGGCAGTTGACGCCCTACATGGGATTCACCCCGGTGCTCAAAGCCTTCATCGCCGCCGTCATCGGCGGCTTTGGCACGATTGCCGGAGCCGTCGTCGGCGGCTATGCGTTGGGGGCGCTGGAAGTGTTCCTCACCGCCATTCCCGGCATCGGCGACATCCTGCCGCCGGGCCTGGTCTCGCCCGCCGTGCAAACCTTCCTCAAAACCTGGTTGCCGGGGTCGCTGACCAGTTATCGTGATGCCTTCGTCTTCGTCGCCCTCATCCTTATGTTGCTCTTCCGGCCCGGCGGCATTGTGGGCCGCCGTGAGCGGGAGGAGATGCAATAG
- a CDS encoding branched-chain amino acid ABC transporter permease: protein MAASWRRAGGPLAAIFMLSVVLTILQASGLAFWQGLFVNLGIFLILVLSLNLSNGFTGVFSLGHIGFMALGAYASAVLTLPLREKHDYLPNLPGWLAGLHFDFYLGPFPSGFLAATLIAAVFVSLIALLVGLVLMRLSGHFVAVATLGFLVIVRVVLFNADNFTRGSRTFSNVTPYTNLWWVWAWALLVLYIVWRIKRSSFGRAMLAQREDRWAAQSIGIAVMPPRLLAFVISAFFTAVAGSLYAHFITSFSPTVFYFDLTFRVITMLVVGGMGSVSGSVIGVVLVVGLAELLRRIEDATLLYGISQIILATIFIFIIIFRREGLLGQREIALDRWFERR from the coding sequence ATGGCAGCGTCGTGGCGTCGGGCCGGTGGCCCGCTGGCGGCAATCTTTATGTTGTCGGTCGTGCTGACGATCCTGCAAGCCTCGGGGCTGGCTTTCTGGCAGGGCCTGTTCGTCAACCTCGGCATCTTTTTGATCCTGGTCCTGAGTCTGAATCTCTCCAACGGGTTCACCGGCGTGTTCTCGCTGGGGCATATCGGTTTTATGGCCCTGGGCGCATATGCCTCAGCCGTCTTGACGTTGCCTCTGCGCGAAAAGCACGACTATCTGCCGAACCTGCCGGGGTGGCTGGCCGGCCTGCATTTCGACTTTTATCTCGGCCCCTTCCCGTCCGGCTTTCTAGCCGCCACCCTCATCGCCGCCGTCTTCGTGTCCCTCATTGCCCTGTTGGTCGGTTTGGTGTTGATGCGGCTCTCCGGGCATTTCGTGGCCGTGGCCACGCTCGGCTTCCTGGTCATCGTCCGCGTCGTCCTCTTCAACGCCGACAACTTCACCCGCGGCTCGCGCACCTTCTCCAACGTCACCCCGTACACGAACCTGTGGTGGGTCTGGGCCTGGGCGCTGCTGGTGTTATATATCGTGTGGCGGATCAAACGATCGTCGTTCGGGCGGGCGATGCTGGCCCAGCGGGAAGATCGCTGGGCGGCGCAGTCCATCGGCATTGCGGTGATGCCGCCACGACTGTTAGCCTTCGTCATCAGCGCCTTCTTCACTGCCGTCGCCGGATCGTTGTATGCTCACTTCATCACTTCCTTCTCGCCGACCGTCTTCTACTTCGACCTGACGTTCCGGGTGATCACTATGCTCGTGGTCGGCGGCATGGGCTCGGTGAGCGGGTCGGTGATCGGCGTGGTTTTGGTAGTTGGGCTGGCCGAGCTTCTGCGCCGCATCGAAGATGCAACTTTGCTCTATGGCATCAGCCAGATCATTCTGGCAACGATCTTCATCTTCATCATCATCTTCCGGCGTGAAGGTCTGCTAGGCCAACGCGAGATCGCCCTCGACCGGTGGTTTGAAAGGAGGTAG
- a CDS encoding ABC transporter substrate-binding protein — protein MKKRILSFVTFAIVASLVLAACGGGGGGASGPINIGGGFALTGAESSLDLPAANGAQLAAKEINAAGGVLGRQINLIVHDSQYKMDVTAQVAKQFVEQDKVVAVIGFTDTDSVLAAGPTIQAAGLPFITAGATSPKIPSQVGDKMFLACFGDNVQAAAGAEYSFKNFGKNAYLLWDKGVEYTTLLGGYFKASFTGMGGTIVLEDSYEDAATDFSAQIAKVKALPQQPDFYYISAMPYNVGPVVKQFRDAGLTGPIVGGDGYDTPDILSVAGDAANGVWFSTHALMDSSGGTDGIKKFIAAYNKEYGHDPENAFAALGYDTMYLMADAIKRAGSTDAAAITKAIAETKNYPGITGAITFADSHVPQKGVTLIKIEGGKFTLGAEVVPEKVPAP, from the coding sequence ATGAAAAAGAGAATTCTGTCATTTGTGACATTCGCCATCGTCGCCAGTCTGGTGCTGGCCGCCTGCGGCGGCGGGGGCGGGGGCGCATCCGGCCCCATCAACATCGGCGGCGGCTTCGCCCTCACCGGGGCCGAGTCTTCACTCGACTTGCCGGCGGCTAACGGCGCACAACTGGCCGCCAAAGAGATCAACGCCGCGGGCGGCGTGCTGGGCCGCCAGATCAATCTCATCGTCCACGACAGCCAATACAAGATGGACGTGACGGCTCAAGTCGCCAAACAGTTTGTCGAGCAGGACAAAGTGGTCGCCGTGATCGGCTTCACCGACACCGACTCGGTGTTGGCCGCCGGGCCGACCATCCAGGCCGCCGGGTTGCCGTTCATCACCGCTGGGGCTACGTCGCCCAAGATACCCTCTCAAGTGGGCGATAAGATGTTCCTGGCCTGCTTCGGCGATAACGTCCAGGCGGCGGCGGGCGCAGAGTATTCGTTCAAGAACTTCGGTAAGAACGCTTACCTGCTCTGGGACAAAGGCGTGGAGTACACCACCCTGCTTGGCGGTTACTTCAAGGCCAGCTTCACCGGGATGGGCGGCACGATTGTCCTCGAAGACTCTTATGAAGACGCCGCCACCGATTTCTCGGCGCAGATCGCTAAAGTGAAGGCCCTGCCTCAGCAACCTGACTTCTATTACATCTCCGCCATGCCTTACAACGTCGGCCCGGTCGTCAAACAATTCCGCGACGCCGGGTTGACCGGCCCCATCGTCGGCGGCGACGGCTATGACACGCCCGACATCCTTAGCGTGGCCGGCGACGCCGCCAACGGGGTGTGGTTCTCCACCCACGCCCTGATGGACTCCAGCGGCGGCACTGACGGCATCAAGAAGTTCATCGCCGCCTATAACAAAGAATACGGCCACGATCCGGAGAACGCCTTTGCCGCGCTCGGCTACGATACGATGTATCTGATGGCCGACGCCATCAAACGCGCCGGTTCCACCGACGCGGCGGCCATCACCAAAGCCATCGCCGAGACGAAGAACTATCCCGGCATCACCGGCGCCATCACCTTCGCCGACTCCCACGTGCCGCAGAAGGGCGTGACGCTGATCAAGATTGAGGGCGGCAAGTTTACCCTCGGCGCGGAAGTCGTGCCGGAGAAAGTGCCAGCGCCATAA
- a CDS encoding glutamine synthetase gives MPARQTRKTDPLTALEKRLSADGIEFVRFEQTDTHGISRSKTIPARHVRRFAEGGLNFLLGQLGFDAQAGVALGTGYLEDLGFPDSRIFPDLSTYTVLPWADKTARILCEPHFQDGRPAMAAPRAVARKLLGELEGWGYRLFSGFEYEFYLVNRETRQPPFPGIQIFATLRNNFDESLVYQILRGMSAIGVDIITSNAEYGPGQMEINFAPASGIAAADQAFTFKNGVKEIAQRNGYMASFMTKPYGDQSANGCHYHHSLLEAKTGRNSFNSRKDGKLTDVARWWLGGQIAHATALTALAAPTVNCYKRYKLWSFAPTNATWGNENRSVGFRMKNLGGESAHIENRLPGGASNPYLVMAGVLAAGLDGLQNKTEPPAETSGIAYGLTGVTDLPTRLEKSLDALEADSPLRAALGEEFVKLFVAVKRHEIAKAKAAIPDYDSPDFNNTVHEWERSEYFEFL, from the coding sequence ATGCCTGCTCGCCAGACTCGCAAGACTGATCCATTGACCGCGCTCGAAAAACGCCTCAGCGCCGACGGCATTGAATTCGTCCGCTTCGAGCAAACCGATACACATGGCATCAGCCGCTCGAAGACGATCCCGGCCCGCCACGTGCGCCGTTTCGCCGAAGGCGGCTTGAACTTTTTGCTCGGCCAACTGGGCTTCGACGCTCAGGCTGGCGTCGCCCTGGGCACCGGCTATCTCGAAGACCTGGGCTTCCCCGACTCGCGCATCTTCCCCGATCTCAGCACTTATACCGTTTTGCCCTGGGCTGATAAGACGGCGCGCATATTGTGCGAGCCGCACTTTCAGGATGGCCGCCCGGCGATGGCCGCGCCTCGCGCCGTAGCTCGTAAACTTCTGGGTGAACTGGAGGGGTGGGGGTATCGGTTGTTTTCGGGTTTCGAGTACGAGTTCTACCTCGTCAACCGCGAGACGCGCCAGCCGCCGTTCCCCGGTATCCAAATTTTCGCCACCCTCCGCAACAACTTCGACGAGTCGCTCGTCTATCAAATCCTGCGCGGCATGAGCGCCATTGGCGTGGACATCATCACCTCCAACGCCGAATACGGGCCGGGGCAGATGGAGATCAACTTTGCGCCCGCGAGTGGTATCGCCGCGGCCGACCAGGCCTTCACCTTCAAGAACGGCGTCAAAGAAATCGCCCAGCGCAACGGATATATGGCCTCGTTCATGACCAAACCTTATGGCGATCAATCGGCCAACGGCTGTCATTATCATCACAGCCTGCTCGAGGCGAAGACGGGTCGCAACTCCTTCAACAGCCGCAAGGATGGCAAACTCACCGATGTTGCCCGCTGGTGGCTGGGGGGGCAGATCGCTCACGCGACGGCGTTGACGGCCCTCGCCGCGCCCACCGTGAACTGCTACAAGCGCTACAAGCTGTGGTCGTTCGCGCCCACCAACGCGACCTGGGGTAACGAGAATCGTTCAGTCGGCTTTCGCATGAAAAACCTCGGGGGCGAGAGCGCCCACATCGAAAACCGTTTGCCAGGCGGCGCTTCGAATCCATACCTGGTCATGGCCGGGGTGTTGGCCGCCGGGCTGGATGGTTTGCAGAACAAGACCGAACCGCCAGCCGAGACCTCGGGCATTGCTTACGGCCTCACCGGCGTGACCGATTTGCCGACGCGACTCGAAAAGTCGCTTGATGCTCTTGAAGCCGACTCTCCTTTGCGCGCCGCGCTCGGCGAGGAGTTCGTCAAACTCTTCGTCGCCGTCAAGCGCCACGAGATCGCCAAAGCCAAAGCCGCCATCCCCGACTACGACTCGCCCGACTTCAACAACACCGTGCATGAATGGGAGCGGAGCGAATACTTTGAGTTTCTATAA
- a CDS encoding glutamine synthetase: MPAKRTARNTTPADRVTEAARKAGVRLVRFLYTDNGGVTRGKATHIEFLRNRIGDGIGLTMAMQAMNMLDQLAAVEGLGPVGEIRLVPDPDTFRILPYAPHVAAMTVDMLNHDGTPWAACPRSFLKRQIADCAAEGFSVQAAFEIEFTLATRNSDGAFAPFDETLCFSTTGMTMSAKVMDDIIAAFEAQGMQVDQYYPELGHGQQELPIRHAAALAAADRQVFYRETVRNVAYNHGLYASLAPKPFPDQAGNGAHIHFSLWDKAGKRNLMYDPNDNYGISQLGYYFIAGVLAHLPALLALTCPSFNSYRRLQPHFWSSAFTVWGPDNREAAVRVPSKYKSDPSGSANAELKSSDSSSNPYLSLGGVLAAGLDGVKRKLMPGEPVLIDPGNFTDDERAARGIKRFPTSLNEALDNLEKDQVLIDALGPLLSRSFLAVKRLEWESFSKEDVAFEVKHHFWKF; the protein is encoded by the coding sequence ATGCCTGCTAAACGAACCGCTCGCAATACTACACCTGCTGACCGCGTGACCGAGGCCGCCCGCAAGGCTGGGGTGCGTCTGGTGCGTTTTTTGTACACCGACAACGGCGGCGTTACCCGGGGCAAGGCGACGCACATTGAGTTCCTGCGAAACCGGATCGGCGACGGGATCGGTTTGACGATGGCGATGCAGGCGATGAACATGCTCGATCAATTGGCCGCCGTGGAGGGCCTGGGGCCGGTCGGCGAAATCCGCCTCGTTCCTGATCCCGATACGTTCCGTATCCTGCCCTACGCGCCGCATGTGGCGGCCATGACAGTGGACATGCTCAACCACGACGGGACGCCGTGGGCGGCCTGCCCGCGCTCGTTCCTCAAACGACAGATCGCTGATTGCGCCGCCGAAGGCTTCAGTGTGCAGGCCGCTTTTGAGATCGAGTTCACTCTGGCAACCCGAAATTCCGACGGCGCTTTTGCCCCTTTCGACGAGACTTTGTGTTTTTCCACGACCGGAATGACGATGTCGGCGAAAGTGATGGACGACATCATCGCCGCCTTTGAAGCGCAAGGGATGCAAGTGGATCAGTATTATCCTGAACTCGGTCACGGCCAGCAGGAACTGCCCATCCGCCACGCGGCGGCCCTGGCCGCCGCCGACCGGCAGGTGTTCTATCGTGAGACGGTGCGCAATGTCGCCTACAATCATGGCCTGTATGCGTCGCTGGCACCCAAACCTTTCCCCGATCAAGCCGGCAATGGCGCGCACATTCACTTCAGCTTGTGGGACAAAGCTGGCAAGCGCAACCTGATGTACGACCCGAACGACAACTATGGAATCAGTCAGCTTGGCTACTACTTTATCGCCGGGGTGCTGGCGCATTTACCGGCTCTGCTCGCCCTCACTTGCCCGTCTTTCAATTCATACCGCCGCTTGCAACCGCATTTCTGGAGTTCGGCCTTCACCGTCTGGGGGCCGGACAACCGCGAGGCCGCCGTCCGCGTGCCATCCAAATACAAGTCCGATCCTTCCGGGTCTGCCAACGCCGAACTGAAATCGTCTGACTCTTCATCCAATCCCTATTTGTCTTTGGGCGGGGTGCTGGCCGCCGGGTTGGATGGCGTGAAACGCAAACTGATGCCGGGCGAGCCGGTATTGATTGACCCCGGCAACTTCACCGACGATGAACGCGCCGCACGCGGTATCAAACGCTTCCCCACCAGCCTCAACGAGGCGCTCGACAACCTCGAAAAGGATCAGGTGTTGATAGACGCCCTCGGCCCATTGTTGTCCCGTTCATTCCTGGCGGTCAAACGTCTCGAATGGGAGTCGTTCAGCAAAGAAGACGTAGCCTTTGAAGTCAAGCATCATTTCTGGAAGTTCTGA
- a CDS encoding amidohydrolase family protein, with the protein MSLDLASIPILDHHCHAFLRRETPYTALEFQGFFSEGGDNATVAEHTPNTVFFLWAIKELANFLGCAPTTEAVTAARAAMPLAELAGHMLRDANISTLLIDYGLAGTDRMTISDMKACLPACRIEPILRLETMAQDLILQQETFDQFMDAYVTTVEGARAAGHVGLKSIIAYRTGLAIRETSKSQVVEAFTGAKERARREGKVRLADKPLNDYLVLRALDIAEKQEMSVQFHTGLGDNDLDMLFANPLHMRPLFESGRHKRVPFVLLHASYPYARELGYLASLYSNVWMDVGLAVPFVTIDIPALWRQTLALTATSKILFSTDAYSIPDIYWLAARWGRWGLGKVLDELIELGAFTRDEALTAAHQILHGNAARLYAVGE; encoded by the coding sequence ATGTCCCTCGATCTCGCCTCTATTCCTATTCTCGACCACCACTGTCACGCCTTCCTGCGCCGTGAAACGCCGTATACGGCGTTGGAGTTTCAGGGCTTCTTCAGCGAAGGCGGGGATAACGCCACTGTCGCCGAGCATACGCCCAACACCGTCTTCTTCCTCTGGGCGATCAAAGAACTGGCGAACTTTCTGGGTTGCGCCCCGACGACCGAGGCCGTCACGGCGGCGCGGGCGGCCATGCCGCTCGCCGAGTTGGCCGGACATATGTTGCGCGACGCCAACATCTCAACTTTGTTGATTGACTATGGTCTAGCGGGCACAGATCGCATGACAATTAGCGACATGAAAGCCTGCCTCCCGGCGTGCCGCATCGAACCCATCCTGCGCCTGGAGACGATGGCCCAGGACTTGATTCTGCAACAGGAGACGTTCGATCAATTTATGGATGCCTATGTGACGACGGTGGAGGGCGCGCGCGCGGCGGGCCACGTGGGGCTGAAGAGCATCATCGCCTATCGCACCGGGCTGGCGATCCGCGAGACAAGCAAGAGCCAGGTAGTGGAGGCGTTCACGGGCGCGAAGGAACGCGCCCGGCGCGAAGGCAAAGTCCGGCTGGCCGATAAACCGCTCAACGATTATCTCGTCCTGCGGGCGCTGGACATTGCCGAGAAGCAGGAGATGTCGGTGCAGTTTCACACCGGCCTGGGCGATAATGATCTGGATATGCTGTTCGCCAACCCTCTGCACATGCGCCCGTTGTTTGAGAGCGGCAGGCACAAGCGAGTGCCGTTTGTATTATTACATGCCAGTTATCCTTACGCTCGTGAATTAGGCTATCTGGCCTCACTCTACTCAAATGTATGGATGGACGTGGGCCTGGCCGTCCCGTTCGTCACGATAGACATCCCGGCGCTCTGGCGGCAAACGCTGGCTCTGACTGCCACCAGCAAAATTCTATTTTCAACCGACGCCTATAGCATCCCTGACATCTATTGGCTTGCGGCGCGCTGGGGGCGGTGGGGACTGGGTAAAGTGCTGGATGAATTGATCGAGTTGGGCGCGTTCACTCGCGACGAAGCTCTGACTGCCGCTCATCAAATTTTGCACGGCAACGCGGCGCGTCTTTACGCGGTGGGGGAATAA